Proteins found in one Thermodesulfobacteriota bacterium genomic segment:
- a CDS encoding aminotransferase class I/II-fold pyridoxal phosphate-dependent enzyme, with amino-acid sequence MIGPHGGDILATARRLGCRVDELVDLSSNLSPLGPPPDLLLHLAGHLPQIACLPETGSETLQAAFAQAHGLPAEAVLVGSGTTEFIFALPAALGRGRTLVIGPTYSDYALASEWAGRQVRHWLLSSAEDFRFRPEQLLEDLAPGDLVALCNPNNPTGGLVASRELRQLAAAAPRSLFLVDETYRPFCTGDSLLSEALPANLLVLASFSKIYSIPGLRLGFLAGAPDLLQRLESQRRPWGVNRLAQLAGLYLLAHGRAQEEAVRAYLAQARPALVAGLAGLPGVRPLPGRAHFVLCWLAAGQSAAWLRTMLLERRVMIRDCSSFVGLDDRYFRVSAGPPAANQALLAALAGVLAEAA; translated from the coding sequence ATGATCGGCCCGCACGGCGGGGATATCCTGGCCACCGCCCGGCGCCTCGGCTGCCGGGTGGACGAGCTTGTCGATCTCTCCAGCAACCTCTCGCCCCTGGGGCCGCCACCGGATCTGCTGCTGCATCTGGCCGGCCATCTGCCCCAGATCGCCTGCCTGCCCGAGACAGGCAGCGAAACCCTGCAGGCGGCCTTTGCCCAGGCCCACGGCCTGCCGGCGGAGGCCGTGCTGGTGGGCAGCGGCACCACCGAATTCATCTTTGCCCTGCCGGCGGCCCTGGGCCGCGGCCGGACCCTGGTGATCGGTCCCACGTACAGTGACTATGCCCTGGCCAGCGAATGGGCAGGCCGCCAGGTCCGTCACTGGCTGCTGAGCTCGGCCGAGGATTTCCGTTTCCGGCCCGAGCAGCTCCTTGAGGATCTGGCGCCCGGGGATCTCGTGGCGCTGTGCAATCCCAACAACCCCACCGGCGGGCTGGTGGCCAGCCGGGAGCTGCGGCAGCTGGCGGCAGCGGCCCCCCGCTCGCTGTTCCTGGTGGATGAGACCTACCGGCCTTTCTGCACCGGCGATTCCTTGCTCTCGGAGGCCCTGCCAGCCAACCTCCTGGTCCTGGCTTCCTTTTCCAAGATCTACTCGATCCCTGGCTTGCGCCTGGGGTTCCTGGCCGGGGCGCCGGATCTGCTCCAGCGGCTGGAGAGCCAACGCCGGCCCTGGGGGGTCAACCGGCTCGCTCAGCTGGCCGGCCTGTATCTCTTGGCCCACGGCCGGGCCCAGGAGGAGGCGGTGCGGGCCTATCTGGCCCAGGCCCGCCCGGCCCTGGTGGCTGGCCTGGCCGGCCTGCCCGGGGTGCGGCCGCTGCCGGGCCGGGCCCACTTTGTGCTCTGTTGGCTGGCCGCGGGCCAGTCGGCCGCCTGGCTGCGCACAATGCTTCTGGAGCGGCGGGTCATGATCCGGGACTGTTCGAGCTTCGTCGGGCTCGATGACCGCTACTTCCGGGTATCTGCGGGACCGCCGGCCGCCAATCAGGCCCTCCTGGCCGCCCTGGCAGGGGTGCTGGCCGAGGCGGCCTGA
- a CDS encoding RiPP maturation radical SAM C-methyltransferase, with the protein MGDSFRVALVAMPWPLFNRPPIQLGILKAYLAQEWPQGRVDCLHPFLAVAAHLGTGLYHEISQSLWLAEALYAALLDPDQAPAALAVAGRAWRRLRHRGQETPATVSRGLAAHLGTWLGEVDWTSYRLVGFSICYGQLAASLAAIRGIKDRAPAVRIVAGGASCAGELGAALAAACPEIDFVVPGEGEAALLGLCRFLAGEVAELPAGVLATGPGSGPGAPARAVDLARLPAPDYRDYFTALGELFGPAAFFPDLPVELSRGCPWRRCAFCSLNLQWQGYRPKKASQVAAEVAVLASRHRLLDLAFMDNALPPGPAAELFATMAAQKRDYRAFAELRAGASTAELARMRAGGLREIQVGIEALAAGLLARMAKGTTVMDNVSSMRAALAAGIRLSGNLMIGFPGSTEVDVQETLTVLDLVFPCSPLDLAFFFLGHGSPVDQDPARFGIRAVFPHPTWRRLFGPGLGRALAFPVKGYAGDRGAQARLWAPVVRRVREWQRYHRRRGATAVERPLLSFREGGDFLLLRQETAAGQVLRHRLAGTSRAIYLACQEPVALSELQVAFPQVRPPALEGFLAELVAKRLLFQSAGRCLALAVPEAAPGGQP; encoded by the coding sequence GTGGGTGATTCTTTCCGGGTGGCCCTGGTGGCCATGCCCTGGCCGCTCTTCAACCGGCCCCCCATCCAGCTGGGGATTCTCAAGGCCTATCTGGCCCAGGAGTGGCCCCAGGGGCGGGTGGATTGCCTGCACCCCTTCCTGGCGGTGGCGGCCCACCTGGGCACCGGCCTCTACCACGAGATCTCCCAGAGCCTCTGGCTGGCCGAGGCTTTGTACGCCGCCCTCCTCGATCCTGACCAGGCACCGGCGGCCTTGGCAGTGGCTGGCCGCGCCTGGCGCCGGCTCCGCCACCGGGGCCAGGAGACGCCGGCCACCGTCTCCCGCGGCCTGGCCGCGCATCTGGGGACCTGGCTGGGGGAGGTGGATTGGACCAGCTACCGGCTGGTGGGCTTTTCCATCTGCTACGGCCAGCTGGCAGCCAGCCTGGCCGCCATCCGTGGCATCAAGGACCGGGCGCCGGCGGTTCGGATCGTGGCCGGTGGCGCCTCCTGCGCCGGTGAGCTGGGGGCGGCCCTTGCGGCGGCTTGTCCGGAGATCGACTTCGTGGTGCCCGGGGAAGGCGAAGCCGCCCTCCTGGGCCTGTGCCGGTTCCTGGCCGGGGAGGTGGCGGAGCTGCCGGCCGGGGTTCTGGCCACAGGTCCGGGCAGCGGGCCGGGGGCACCGGCCCGGGCGGTGGATTTGGCCCGGCTGCCGGCTCCGGACTACCGGGACTATTTCACCGCATTGGGTGAGCTGTTCGGCCCGGCCGCCTTCTTTCCGGATCTCCCGGTGGAGCTGTCCCGGGGCTGTCCCTGGCGGCGGTGCGCTTTCTGCAGCCTCAACCTGCAGTGGCAAGGCTATCGGCCGAAAAAGGCGTCCCAGGTGGCCGCCGAGGTGGCGGTTCTTGCTAGCCGGCACCGGCTCTTGGATCTGGCCTTCATGGACAATGCCCTGCCGCCGGGCCCGGCCGCAGAGCTCTTCGCCACCATGGCCGCCCAGAAGCGGGACTACCGGGCCTTCGCCGAGCTGCGGGCCGGCGCCAGCACGGCGGAGCTGGCGCGGATGAGGGCGGGCGGCCTGCGGGAGATCCAGGTGGGCATCGAGGCTTTGGCTGCCGGCCTTCTGGCGCGCATGGCCAAGGGCACCACGGTCATGGACAACGTCAGCAGCATGCGTGCGGCGCTGGCGGCCGGGATCAGGCTCTCCGGCAACCTGATGATCGGTTTTCCGGGCAGCACCGAGGTTGACGTTCAAGAGACCCTGACCGTCTTGGACCTGGTCTTCCCCTGTTCCCCTCTGGACTTGGCGTTCTTCTTCCTGGGACACGGCAGCCCGGTGGACCAGGACCCGGCCCGCTTCGGCATCCGGGCCGTCTTTCCCCATCCCACGTGGCGGCGGTTGTTCGGCCCCGGCCTGGGGCGGGCTCTGGCCTTTCCGGTCAAAGGCTATGCCGGGGACCGCGGTGCCCAGGCCCGGCTCTGGGCGCCGGTGGTGCGCCGGGTCCGGGAGTGGCAGCGCTACCATCGACGCCGGGGGGCGACGGCGGTCGAGCGCCCCTTGCTCTCCTTTCGCGAGGGGGGTGACTTCCTGCTCCTGCGCCAGGAGACCGCGGCAGGCCAGGTGCTCCGCCACCGTCTGGCCGGCACCTCCCGGGCCATCTACCTGGCTTGCCAGGAGCCGGTGGCCTTGAGCGAGCTCCAGGTCGCCTTTCCCCAGGTACGACCGCCGGCCCTGGAGGGTTTTTTGGCCGAGCTGGTGGCGAAGAGGCTGCTGTTCCAGTCCGCTGGGCGCTGCCTGGCCCTGGCGGTGCCCGAGGCCGCACCAGGAGGGCAGCCATGA